The sequence CATTCCGTTCCAAGCGCGCTCTAAGTCCTCGACGCCAAGCAGTTTGGAGATCAACTCTTTTCTTTCCGCCGGCTTTGCATTGACCAGCGCCTCAATCTCGCCCTGCCGCACATAAATCGACTGCAGAAACATGTTCTTGTCAAGAGCCAGAACCCGCCTGATCTCTTCGTCAGACGCTCGAGCCGTAGTCGATTTGATTAGTTTCTTTCCATCCACAATTTGATAGAAATTACAAACTGGAACCCTGTTACGCTCCAACGAACGCTCCACAGTGTAGGCGACGCCGGCCTCAGTAAAACCGAGAGCAACCTTACATTTTTTAGCCTTAGAATTTATCAGGT comes from Candidatus Bathyarchaeota archaeon and encodes:
- a CDS encoding SMC family ATPase, which translates into the protein MILTQITLEDFISHKKSQIDFGYGINIIVGPNGAGKTSILDGISFALFNDSENRGKKENLINSKAKKCKVALGFTEAGVAYTVERSLERNRVPVCNFYQIVDGKKLIKSTTARASDEEIRRVLALDKNMFLQSIYVRQGEIEALVNAKPAERKELISKLLGVEDLERAWNGMKEVIEVYRDKKSSFEGALKRQPEVEKEKAEAESGVKRLEALLG